The DNA region GCTTTAGAGGGTTTGTTTAACTTCTTGAGCAGACGATTGGGTCACGACACTGAAAACACTCGAACAACAACCCCTTTCCTGCTTGGAGAAAGTTAAAGGTCCAATCAGACCATACCTTTTACAAAACACAAGaggttaaaaataataatctcaCCCACAGTCTTGTTTATTggacttcttttctttttattgccctCTCAGATGTATGTGGTACAGTTATTGATTCTGACCCTTTGACTGCTCCATATTGGGCCAACCAAACAGTTGCTGAGGCTTTTTTCCGCAGTGCTGGCTCGATAACAGATCCTCCTCACATGGAAAAATCTCCGTTATCAACATCTCATAAATGCCGGCTGGACGAAGTAatgacacacctcaaacagctaaGTTATTACCACCTGAAGCTGGGCCAGAAAAAGTTTTCATAAAACCTGTCGTATCTCCAAAGTGGAACAAATTCCATTTTTTACTGTGCAACACAACCCCCAGatcctgtgtgagtgtggatcTGTGAGGATGGTTGGTTTGCTGGTGAACGGCTTACAAGTGCAATTGCAAGCAAACCTTGAAGCAATAGATCTTACAATattagatatttaaatattgcACCTGTATTGTATTTATACTGTATTAAAAACTAGCCTCCAGCTTTGTTTAGAAAAGATTTCCAATCAGGATGTTTAGAGATATTTCTGTACTGGACCAAAATAGATTCAAAACTTGGCTCCTTCTTACTATTAAAAGTCACAAACCCAAATAAGCAGCTGAAACAGGATGACTGCACAGGAAACCATTAATAATGATTTCTTAGAAAAAATGTTGAGGTACAAGCACAATGAGTAGAAGTCATATGAATTCAAACCACAAAACCTTAACAAGTATGTGCACAGGCTGGATTTAACAGTGTTGAATTAATGGTTTGATATTTAgcataattattatattatttgctttcttgcagAGATTTAGAAGAAAAACTGTTGTGTATGTGCCAGGAGACGGTTAGCTTAGCTCAGCATAAAGACTGGTAGCTTGATACAGGctggggaaataaaaacatatcaaTAATCAGTGAAATATAGTTTTCCTCAACAGCAAGTTTTAAAGAGTTAAAAACCAGAACAAATAAATTAgtctttaaatattaattatcgATATCGATAGATAAGAAAATATTTGTCTTGATAAAACTTTTGTCCTTCTCACTCAGCCTTTGTCTGCAATAACCAAAAGGTCAAATTATTAGCTAACTACCGAAAATGTCCTGCAAAATTAAAGCTTAGACTCAGTCTTGATGTttctaagctaagctaactggctgctACCTTGAGTTCTTatgttcaatcaatcaatccatcaattcCTTCTTTAATTCCTTAATACCAGCCTAGAGGAACCCATATGAAACATGGTGGTGTTCAGGAAGGGGTCCTTGAACTCATCTAACCTCACTGTGGAGTATACGAGACAAAAATCATCAACCTCTgcatttcattgtgtgtttgctctgcctACATCTGTGGGCTCTCCAAACTTTAATGGCCACCTCTGCAGAGAGTTCACGGCCGACAGCTTCAATAACACAACTCTGATGACGACCTAAAACATCAATACATCCGTTTTAAATGCCTTGGTGCAGAGTGGGACTCCGACAAAGAGCTGTGGAGTCAAAAGATGGCCAACGGTAAAAAGAAGCCTCCCTCTCATGTGTTGTTCAGGGTTTGGCCAGAGAGGCACATGTACTAATGGCCCAGATAAGAGTGGAGCGGATCAAATCTCCCAACACCAACCAGGGAAAACGTTTCCCCCTcagaacagacagagacagatacagCTCCAAACTGAGCTGCAGCCAGCCTCTTCACAGCGGAGCCTCAGCCTGTGcttcatgaataaatgaatgaaagtaGTCCACACCAGGAAATCTGGGAGAACCCGACGCCCCCCCTGTTGCGCTCGCAAAGAGGGATTGACTGATGAATCTCAATTTCAAATCAAAGACATGAATATAAGCCAAAAAGTGGCAGTTACtcattgaatatatatttactttagtGATATTGATTTAGGTTTAGTGGCTGGGATAGATTTTGTGGTTGTTTCTCATCATATGAACTGATATGTTAGACAGTCTATCACACATTCAAAATATCATTTTTAATCAATATAACAAATGTATAACATGCACTGAGCGAGCTTGGTGAGGAAGGTCTAACACATAGTGGCTGTAATGTTTCAAAGATCTTTCTTCATTTAGTAAATTAAAGAAGGGGCCGGTACCCAAAACGTTACCTGGGAGGTGACTCAGATGATTGTGGAGCCTCTGACTGTGtggaaacatttcatttgatctTCTTCCTCAGATTCATAAGATGTTTTGAAGTTATTCAAGCGTGTTCTCTCTGTTGAGGTCAGGGGagcatttaaaaccacaaccttcactctggAGCAAAGATCTGTTTTTAAacttgacatttattgtgataattatcaatatctaGTGATTTTTGTCCATTTCATCCGGTGCTATCTTACAACACAGTGCTTCCAGAAAGCTGACCTTCAGCGAGGCGTTGATTTTAATGCATGCCCATTTCAGGGGAGGCAGTTTACAGTGTGGTAATATACTGGtacaaaaaatacatataaaagcTTTTCGTCCACCCTGcttatatgtatatacatatattcagaAAATGACAGGAGATActaataataaagaaatgtataaaaatgtttaatctacAGTCATAATTTCTCAAAAGCCCTCGATGACAATTTCcaaattgcttgttttgtctgaaaGACGATTTGTAGATATATTAGTATATAAAGGGTTTTAAGTAACAGTGATGAACATGTGTGCATATCGTCTTATCTGAGAAGCTGGAACACACCTTTAGAAAGTTTATTAGATAAACGACAGCTTTCAATAGTCTAATTTTTAACTAATCTTTTCAGCACAAATATGACAACCCACTTGCACAGCACAACAGCACACAGCTCTGAAAATACCTGAATCCAACGCTTCTCTGTAACAAAGACTGAACATTAATACCTTCATAAAAAGGTAGGATTTACTGCAGGGTTGTTCTACTAAACTACATTAGTTAAAGCTAAACTACGGTAATAAATATCAGCTGAGTGTAAAATGCTTAAGTGGATTTTATGCACTTTCATTTAGAAGTGaggattcaaatgaaatgtttgtctttttggtGGTTGGCCTGTTAAATCATGAAgcacaaaagaaaacagcatGAAATCCTGGTAAAACCGACTTAAAATACAAAGTCAAGTTGCCAATTTGATAATTCGGgactataaaaaaaagattcatgtaaaataaaacaccGATCCGGGGTATATGGGAAATATTGTTGAATTAAAATGACTTTATTCATCTTCCTCAAATGAAGCCTAACACAGTGAGTCCAGTTAGCGGCAGCTCTGTAAATCACCGTCTAATCGGCTGTCGGAGAAGAAGTTCACCAGAAGAGGGAGCCATTACAAACCCTGTGGACTGACAGCGCCTCTGTCCTCAGTGCTCCTCTGTTTACCTCTGCTGCAGCAAATTATCAAACATTATTAACCTCCCAGCCCTGGTGATATGAATCTCAGGTGTTGATCCATCACACACGATTTACACCAGTGCCGCAATGCTCATTACTCTGTGTTTGATTTCCAAATAAATCCGTGGCACCTGTTTGATGAGCCAAGTAGATCTGGGACATTTCTCCGATTCGGCCCCGAGAGGGAGACGGGGGAGGAATTTTCTTGCTGGCAGTTGTTCCCTTCACCTGGACTCTCGCTAATCCGACAGCTTGCATGTGGGAAAAATCATCAACGACCTCTGTATCGAATGTTCCTGTTGCTACCAGGATCTAATTACTAGCAATAtcttttctaaattaaaaaaaaacgaatctCTCTTTCAGGAAATcaaatgaagacatgttttgATCTTTCACTGAGCTCCTTTTTCTCACCGTGCTGAAATCGCACGTCATCCTCAGCTCAgttgttaattatttttctacTATTTTTAGATGATTTCATTTTGAAGCCACCTGCTCTGactgagctgggggggggggggacaagagacagagaaacaatatTGTCAAATAACAGAGAGACTGTGCGCCGGTTAAaagagtgaagagaggagaaagtcATCTGTGAGAGCCGGCGGACAGAACAGACTTCATTTAGGTCTCGAGTGTTGAGAGACAACGGCTTTGGATTCCAGATGATGGGGATTGACGTGATGTGAGACATTTCAACAATCCGCAATAATGACCTTTTCTCAGAAGCTACAAAGTGTCTCAGGTAATCACACGTCTCGGGTGAAAATGGACAATCTTTTGGCAGAGGTAAAGAGCGTCACCTAGCAACCCCGCCTGGTGCCCTATCAATAGTCAGCTTGGAGGTATCTCTGGAGATTCTCCTCCCCTACAAAGACCCGGTTCAGCTTCCAAAGGCCCCCGTAACCCCCCTGGACAAACAACAGCCTCATTCTCTGCACCACTGCTGACCTCATTGTCTCTTTGTGAAGGGAAAATCCAGAGTTGCATTCTGTTAAATGGCAAATGGTGCGTCCACTGCGAGCGGGACAGACCTCTCTACCTCCGGCGCAGGCCCACAGATGAGCACGGACACCGCTGCCTTTTCCTCAGGACTGTATGCGGGGAAAAAATGGTAAGAAAAGGGGACAAAATATTCACTACACCTTGCTCCATCTGTCACATTGTAAGCTTCACTTGCACACTCCCAATTTGTGCCAACAGCTGCTGGTTACACATGTAGTACTATCTTCAGACCTGCATCACACTTGTATCCGTCAACCTTCTTTatgttttagtattttttacCATTCATGTGCATCTTATGACCTGCAGCAGATCTCTAAACTGCTCCTGCAccacataccacacacactaagTACTGCGGCAATAGAAAGAGAGCAGATGCTGCGGCGTTGATCTAGATTTTGTACTGAACTTCTATTATACAAAGTCCGCTGTCACATCTGTAGTATGGAGCACTTTATTATAATTACTGTAGTACGGAAACATATGCTCTAGGGAGAGGgagtacaacaaaataaatacgcTAAATCCTGTCTAAAAAACAACAGGACAGGTGTTTTAACCTGATTTTAAGACCAGCATGAATAGCAATGcttcagcttcacacacacctgtacacaGCTAGAGCTCCATCCATCTGGGCTGGTCAGTGGCAGCTCATATCCAGGATTACGGCACTCCTAATTAAACCTGACAGAGCCTGACAGGTGCAAAGTTGTTAAGGAGCAGATGGTCTCTAGGTCGTGTTTGTTGCAAGAAGAAAACTTCCCGAAACTTTTATCAAACTGTGGACAAGCAGTAAATGAGGTATGACATGCCTGCTGTCGTTCTTCTAGAGTCTTGATGGAGACACATTATCAGTGATCGAGAACCCGACGGCCGTCAGTCATCCTTTTCACTCGGAGAAAACCGCAGGAGTCGCAGGGACCAAAAGAGTTCAGGGCTGGTTAAAAGGGATTCATTCTACGACTCACGGTAAGAGCCGGCTGTGCACAACTTAATGTGCATCAAACCTCCGactgcagcagcaatactgatTCATtagagacacaaaaataaataaataacacacacatcagagctgtcaaagcacCTAAATTTGAAGAATACGCCTgagtaaataaaacagactgAATCCGCAGAGTAGTTAGAGGAAGTCTGGTAGAGAAGCATTTttcttataaatataaattaaatcacTGTGTAGATTTACATTTCAACCCTCAAGTGTTGCATGTACATATCATGGTTTATTAATTTCCATCTCTCAGTgcataatgtgacatttaatcaTTCCTCTCAGCTCATATCTGGGATCAAAGGTGGTTAACTGGGGTCTTAACTGTCGCTTCAGCTCACAGGCTGGTGAGGCTGCTGGCAGCGCTGTGTGCAGTTGGGCTCCTGGGAGGTTTAGCTGTAGGTGTCTGGTTTCTAGGTGAGTCACTCTCTCTGAGCGAGAATCGTTCAAACAAGCTTTTCAGTTACGAGTAACCGAGCATTAATGTGTAAAACGTCCCAATTACAGCGACTCAAGCTCCACTTCAAAGAAGAGCTTGACTGATCCTGGATTCCTTCGATGATGATTTGAAAGTTTTATAAATTTGATGGAGAGCCACAGCTAAttatcttcatcactgaatTATCTGCCAATTTTTCCCTCGGCTGATCAATCATTGCTTTGGTCCATAGAACAtagtaaaaaactgaaaacagtcCAGAAATTCATAATATCTTAATGTAAGACAATGAAaagcattttcttctttttgggaCGTTAGAACCATCAAATGTTGAGGTTATTGACTCGTTTAAGAAATATCTGCTGATTAATCTGCTTGATAATTGGCCAATTCTGTACTAAAATGTCTTATTTGTCAAAATCTTGTCATCTGCAATATTGGCTGATATATTTGaatgttaaaatgattaattattCCCGTTTTTCCCCCGGCAAACTTTTTTATGGAACATGTCCTTTGAATCTTTCAGGAGCTATCCCTTGTTTTACATATTAGAGTAAAGTTACTTGACTTCTCTCTGTACCGAtactgataaaataaaaaatgtccagagaTTGTCAAGTGAGATATGTTGCCCTTGATTCAACTTTTCCTGCATATAAGCTACTAAACTTTAGAAACAATGAAAAGGTTCCCGCTGCAGATTAAACAACCGACTTACTATATGTTTTCTACATGAAGTCAAACTCCTGCTGAGGCCTTCCTCCTCCCAAAGTGCAGTGGGACTCGGGGACACAAAGGAGACGACTTTCTGCAACGTGACAGAGGACATTTCCATCTCCGACCCCAGGAAAGGTCTGTGTTCCTCCCTCTGTTGGTATTTGTTGGAGTCAGGTAtttactttattgttttatgaataaacaaacagcGCAGGGTTGTGTGGTTGCTGAGCTTAATGTTATGCGAGTCATCCATCTGCATCACGGTTCAAGTGATTTTCAGTTGAAcagtaaaaaaattaacattCATTAGCTGCTTCTTGTTGCCTTTTGTTCACTCTTGAGAGATGCCCATTGACTGACACTAGAACATCACACataatgatgtgtttgtgttgactaCATTAGCATAGATGGTCAGGTTTTTCTCTAAATCATTTCCCACTCATAGAAGCGGCTCGTTCATTACTGTTGCCTTGGAGCTTGTCTCTGGAGGGATTTTCAATCAATCAGGTTCAGTGTTTTACAGAATCAGCCCGGAGAACTCCCTCCTGGAGATCCAGCTGGGGAAGCTGCCCACCTGGCTGCCCGTGTGTTACGAGCGGTGGAACTCTTCACTGGGAACGCTGGTCTGCAGACAGCTGGGTTATCTGAGGTTTGCACCCCTGACAGACTCACCCACCACCTCAGCACCGACTGAGACCTGAGTTCCCACTCACCTGCTATCTTTTAGTTTAATATTAGCGTGCTTTGTCAAGGCTGAAGGCTCTGCTTATTTATGATCTAGTAATTCCTCATTTGCAATCTTGCTTCACATCTTGTGAGTCTGAATTATCTTAATATTCACTTATGCCCATTTTGCGTTTCTCTTCTGTTACCAGACTGACCAAGCATAAAGGAGTGAACCTAACAGACATCGGGCCAAACTATACAGATGGCTTTATACAAATTACCTCGGAGCacaagggcagcctggagaatATGTGGCAATTCAGGTAAAGCAATCTGTCCGAGGACATCTCCTCATAATGATGCAGAGAAAACTGTGGCTACTAACACATTAATTATGCATCATTAGTTAcccaatttattttcatttaggGGGAGCTGTGTCACAGGGAAGGTTATCGCCTTGCAATGTTTTGGTGAGCGAA from Platichthys flesus chromosome 4, fPlaFle2.1, whole genome shotgun sequence includes:
- the tmprss5 gene encoding transmembrane protease serine 5 translates to MTFSQKLQSVSGKIQSCILLNGKWCVHCERDRPLYLRRRPTDEHGHRCLFLRTVCGEKMSLDGDTLSVIENPTAVSHPFHSEKTAGVAGTKRVQGWLKGIHSTTHAHRLVRLLAALCAVGLLGGLAVGVWFLVKLLLRPSSSQSAVGLGDTKETTFCNVTEDISISDPRKVFYRISPENSLLEIQLGKLPTWLPVCYERWNSSLGTLVCRQLGYLRLTKHKGVNLTDIGPNYTDGFIQITSEHKGSLENMWQFRGSCVTGKVIALQCFECGTRAKLPRIIGGVEATLGRWPWQVSLYNSNRHTCGGSIITSQWVVTAAHCVHNYRLPQVSSWVVYAGIVTRSSAKMPQHTGHAVEKIIYNKDYNHRSHDSDIALLKLRTPLNFSDTIRPVCLPQYDYDLPGGTQCWISGWGYTQPDGVHSPDTLKEAPVPIISTKKCNSSCMYNGEITSRMLCAGYTEGKVDACQGDSGGPLVCQDENVWRLVGVVSWGTGCAEPNHPGVYTKVAEFLGWIYNMIEDY